One part of the Lysobacterales bacterium genome encodes these proteins:
- a CDS encoding CHAT domain-containing protein, with translation MYLAALLATSAAVSEPALHVDLECAPGGAEPVVLALRATTQVRFAQVPPGALWEVEEAGIELILHGSAVPGAPPQEQGVAVGQRPPRYGLAMGQALPGQTLEIAAVSPGPDVRGFVRLYCAPSPVRVAEAACLADSAAFTEAAQAVAMAPGLPGRCAALALHLAGALSQRGNDQALAYGHYQAAMRAWQALDDPVRAAAAQLGQAEVVWRQGDHVASLQLAEAAGQAAQAQGVDYLATRARSQSCLALRGVGRLAEGLACQQAVLERFLALSETSEAVGAVLSAAAMAREDGRRDLVAGLAARLAEVDESALTPMMRGRLHHLRAGLALDDGFPQAALAALVRAMDEFDAIPSPQWQAASLLLAARVNAAFGGRGEAQYLARAAADAFRAIAMPEREAGALLLLAQLHAEAGDAGQALQAADAAAARYAQAARPQLKLAAAMTGLLAEPTPARLVAFRALLEGALERPPRLQFDLALAQARVALVAGDVRHAQAQLAGLPGQVPDLGRWIALVETQARVALAEGERAQAQRILESAIARVQGMVDGIGDASLAHLAARRLQRLSRLWIDALPTGPADDPVLVARVGHTLLATDPFARLARSAPAAPGGAPSADAVRTALLRRLLSEAMEDAGDEADPLEMAEIQRLLWSPASSAGSSPDATAAVWSALLDRAAAGDTVLLLGLGERQGVTLVLSGGHAQVLVHEDAPVAAALARTLRGRLEDRSVPVDAIEDVASELSSRLFAGASDAPPARLLVWTDERLAQVPLALLVWPGQPRPMVESTAVSRLLPTQPGGMARGAAAVVSHVRVLVAGEGGRAAAGLPALPVAAREDRLVAAAMPEVAVSADGLTEQGLLQALAEPGGWVHVAGHGVVHPGMQGMAGLWSASGPDEPRAFISWLALVGKRLPAALVVLNACHLGEGGQAGDGQAASFAAALKAAGAGEVVAAMWPVSDAAASVWVPAFYGALAGPAGDAAEALRTAQRALRDSRAFRHPWYWASLVHWASP, from the coding sequence ATGTACCTGGCTGCCCTGCTAGCGACGTCGGCGGCGGTCTCGGAGCCCGCGCTCCATGTCGATCTGGAGTGCGCGCCGGGTGGCGCCGAGCCGGTGGTTCTGGCGTTGCGCGCGACCACGCAGGTGCGTTTCGCACAGGTCCCGCCGGGTGCACTGTGGGAGGTCGAGGAGGCCGGCATCGAGCTGATCCTGCACGGCAGTGCCGTGCCGGGCGCTCCCCCTCAGGAGCAGGGCGTGGCGGTGGGTCAGCGGCCGCCGCGCTATGGCCTGGCGATGGGCCAGGCCCTGCCGGGCCAGACCCTGGAGATCGCCGCGGTGTCCCCCGGGCCGGACGTGCGGGGCTTCGTGCGGCTGTATTGCGCACCATCGCCGGTGCGGGTCGCCGAGGCGGCCTGCCTGGCCGACAGCGCGGCCTTCACCGAGGCGGCCCAGGCGGTTGCGATGGCACCCGGACTGCCCGGCCGCTGCGCCGCGCTGGCGCTGCATCTGGCCGGCGCCCTCTCGCAACGGGGCAACGACCAGGCGCTGGCCTATGGCCACTACCAGGCGGCAATGCGGGCCTGGCAGGCGCTGGATGATCCGGTCCGCGCCGCTGCCGCGCAGCTGGGTCAGGCGGAGGTGGTCTGGCGCCAGGGCGACCATGTCGCCTCGCTGCAACTGGCGGAAGCCGCCGGCCAGGCAGCGCAGGCGCAGGGCGTCGACTACCTGGCAACGCGCGCCCGCAGCCAGTCCTGCCTGGCCCTGCGCGGCGTCGGTCGGCTGGCCGAGGGGCTGGCCTGCCAGCAGGCGGTCCTCGAGCGCTTCCTGGCCTTGTCCGAAACCAGCGAGGCCGTGGGTGCGGTGCTGTCGGCCGCGGCCATGGCGCGCGAGGACGGGCGCCGCGATCTGGTTGCCGGCCTGGCCGCCCGGCTGGCCGAGGTCGACGAATCCGCCCTGACCCCGATGATGCGCGGACGCCTGCACCACCTGCGTGCCGGACTGGCGCTGGATGACGGATTCCCGCAGGCGGCGCTGGCCGCGCTGGTCCGGGCGATGGACGAGTTCGACGCGATTCCCTCGCCGCAGTGGCAGGCGGCCAGCCTGCTGCTGGCGGCGCGGGTGAATGCCGCCTTCGGGGGCCGTGGCGAGGCGCAGTATCTGGCCCGCGCCGCGGCCGATGCGTTCCGGGCGATCGCGATGCCCGAGCGCGAGGCCGGCGCCCTGCTGCTGCTCGCGCAACTGCATGCGGAGGCGGGCGATGCCGGGCAGGCGCTGCAGGCGGCCGATGCCGCGGCGGCGCGCTATGCCCAGGCGGCGCGTCCGCAGCTCAAGCTGGCCGCGGCCATGACCGGCCTGTTGGCGGAGCCGACGCCGGCTCGCCTGGTTGCCTTCCGGGCGCTGCTCGAGGGTGCGTTGGAGCGACCGCCGCGCCTGCAGTTCGACCTGGCGCTGGCGCAGGCCAGGGTGGCACTGGTCGCCGGCGATGTCCGTCACGCGCAGGCACAACTGGCCGGCCTGCCCGGGCAGGTGCCGGACCTGGGGCGCTGGATCGCGCTGGTGGAGACGCAGGCCCGCGTGGCGCTGGCCGAGGGCGAGCGCGCGCAGGCCCAACGCATCCTCGAGTCGGCGATCGCGCGCGTGCAGGGCATGGTCGACGGGATCGGCGATGCCTCGTTGGCGCACCTGGCGGCACGTCGGTTGCAGCGGTTGTCGCGGCTGTGGATCGACGCCCTGCCGACGGGTCCGGCCGATGACCCGGTGCTGGTCGCGCGGGTCGGCCACACCCTGCTGGCAACCGACCCCTTCGCCCGCCTGGCAAGATCCGCGCCGGCCGCGCCGGGCGGTGCGCCATCCGCCGATGCCGTGCGCACTGCCCTGTTGCGGCGCCTGCTCAGCGAGGCGATGGAGGATGCCGGCGATGAGGCGGATCCGCTGGAGATGGCAGAGATCCAGCGCCTGCTCTGGTCGCCGGCTTCGTCGGCAGGGTCATCCCCGGATGCCACCGCCGCGGTCTGGAGCGCGTTGCTCGATCGCGCCGCGGCCGGCGACACGGTGCTGCTGCTTGGCCTGGGCGAACGCCAGGGGGTGACCCTGGTGTTGTCCGGTGGGCATGCCCAGGTGCTCGTCCACGAGGATGCGCCGGTGGCAGCCGCGCTGGCCAGGACGCTGCGCGGTCGCCTCGAGGACCGCAGCGTGCCCGTGGATGCGATCGAGGACGTGGCGAGCGAGCTCTCGTCCAGGCTGTTCGCTGGCGCCAGCGACGCACCGCCGGCCCGCCTGCTGGTCTGGACGGACGAGCGCCTGGCCCAGGTGCCGCTTGCGCTGCTGGTCTGGCCCGGCCAGCCAAGGCCGATGGTGGAATCGACCGCAGTCAGCCGGCTGCTTCCCACTCAGCCCGGCGGGATGGCGAGGGGCGCGGCGGCAGTGGTCAGCCACGTTCGGGTGCTGGTCGCCGGCGAAGGGGGCAGGGCGGCGGCGGGACTTCCCGCCTTGCCCGTCGCCGCACGGGAAGACCGTCTGGTCGCCGCGGCAATGCCCGAGGTCGCCGTAAGCGCCGACGGTCTCACCGAACAGGGCCTGTTGCAGGCACTCGCCGAGCCAGGCGGCTGGGTGCATGTCGCCGGCCATGGCGTGGTCCATCCAGGCATGCAGGGCATGGCCGGGCTGTGGTCGGCATCGGGACCGGACGAGCCGCGCGCCTTCATCAGCTGGCTGGCCCTCGTCGGCAAACGTCTTCCTGCGGCACTGGTGGTGCTCAATGCCTGCCATCTGGGCGAAGGCGGCCAGGCTGGCGACGGCCAGGCGGCCAGTTTCGCCGCGGCGCTCAAGGCCGCGGGTGCCGGTGAGGTGGTCGCGGCGATGTGGCCGGTCAGCGATGCCGCCGCCTCGGTGTGGGTGCCGGCCTTCTACGGTGCGCTTGCCGGACCGGCCGGGGACGCCGCCGAAGCGTTGCGCACCGCGCAGCGCGCGCTGCGCGACAGTCGCGCGTTCCGGCACCCGTGGTACTGGGCGTCGCTGGTGCACTGGGCATCGCCGTGA
- a CDS encoding thiopurine S-methyltransferase has translation MDPDFWLQRWSEGRIGFHQAQVNALLETHWPALALAPGSTVLVPLAGKSLDMGWLAGRGHPVLGVELSDAACAAFFEENGLVPGIDRHGRFLRRSAGGVTLLAGDIFDLADADLAGVDAAYDRAALIALPPDLRRRYATDLYGRLPRRCQVLLVTLEYPPHQKQGPPFSVDADEVAALFSRDWRIELLEQRDILHREPGFQAEGVTELHTSAWLLRRS, from the coding sequence ATGGATCCGGACTTCTGGCTGCAGCGCTGGTCGGAAGGCCGCATCGGCTTCCACCAGGCGCAGGTCAACGCGCTGCTCGAGACGCACTGGCCGGCTCTGGCGCTGGCGCCCGGCAGCACCGTGCTGGTGCCGCTGGCCGGCAAGAGCCTTGACATGGGCTGGTTGGCCGGCCGCGGCCACCCGGTGCTGGGCGTGGAACTCTCCGATGCCGCCTGCGCGGCCTTCTTCGAGGAGAACGGCCTGGTGCCCGGCATCGACCGCCATGGTCGGTTCCTGCGCCGCAGCGCCGGCGGCGTCACCCTGCTGGCCGGGGACATCTTCGATCTGGCCGACGCCGACCTGGCCGGCGTCGATGCCGCCTACGATCGCGCCGCCCTGATCGCCCTGCCGCCGGACCTGCGCCGGCGCTACGCAACCGACCTGTACGGTCGACTACCAAGGCGCTGCCAGGTGCTGTTGGTGACGCTGGAGTATCCGCCGCACCAGAAGCAGGGTCCGCCCTTCAGCGTCGACGCCGACGAGGTCGCCGCCCTGTTCTCGCGCGACTGGCGGATCGAACTGCTGGAACAGCGGGACATCCTGCACCGGGAGCCCGGCTTCCAGGCCGAAGGCGTCACCGAGCTGCACACCAGCGCCTGGCTGCTCCGGCGCAGCTGA
- a CDS encoding M36 family metallopeptidase — MAQSQPSRRPRGPYRVLAASFALTVAAAAQAASYRVYPLPIASPDHGPRALVTDPHHIQASPFGWHDTNGVPGAEFTILRGNNVWVYLDQDNDNLPDGPGPDGGPALVFDYPAAPGVLPPLSYADALATNAFYLGNMIHDILWQHGFREADGNFQENNYGNGGLGGDAMRIEIFNGGGTNNANSTSTVDGVPPRIQLYVWTMTNPHREGSFDAGVLAWAYMQSVQRRLGGLACFGNSENPTFGYSDFVGTLITNDFSATNPATPRGVGTWLMGSRSRDRASGAIPTRWT, encoded by the coding sequence ATGGCACAGTCGCAGCCTTCGCGCCGCCCGCGCGGACCTTACCGGGTGCTTGCCGCTTCCTTCGCCCTGACCGTCGCGGCGGCCGCCCAGGCGGCCAGCTATCGCGTCTACCCGCTGCCCATCGCCAGTCCCGATCATGGGCCCCGCGCACTGGTGACCGACCCCCACCATATCCAGGCTTCGCCCTTCGGGTGGCACGACACGAATGGTGTGCCCGGGGCGGAGTTCACCATCCTGCGCGGAAACAATGTCTGGGTGTACCTCGACCAGGACAACGACAACCTTCCCGACGGCCCGGGGCCGGACGGCGGGCCGGCGCTGGTCTTCGACTACCCGGCGGCACCGGGTGTGCTGCCGCCATTGAGCTACGCCGACGCCTTGGCGACCAACGCGTTCTACCTCGGCAACATGATCCACGACATCCTGTGGCAGCACGGGTTTCGCGAGGCGGACGGCAATTTCCAGGAGAATAACTACGGGAACGGCGGGCTCGGTGGCGACGCGATGCGCATCGAGATATTCAACGGCGGCGGAACCAACAATGCCAACAGCACCTCGACCGTCGACGGCGTTCCGCCGCGCATCCAGTTGTACGTCTGGACCATGACCAACCCCCATCGCGAGGGCAGCTTCGATGCCGGCGTGCTGGCCTGGGCCTACATGCAATCGGTGCAACGCCGTTTGGGTGGTCTGGCCTGCTTCGGCAACAGCGAGAACCCGACCTTCGGTTACAGCGACTTCGTAGGCACACTGATCACCAACGATTTCTCCGCCACCAACCCGGCGACCCCGCGTGGCGTGGGTACCTGGCTGATGGGGAGCCGATCACGGGACAGGGCGTCCGGAGCCATCCCTACTCGGTGGACATGA
- the asnB gene encoding asparagine synthase B, whose protein sequence is MCSILGIFGLRPGEDLAALRRQALASSARQRHRGPDWSGVHVDPGALLVHERLAIVDPAGGAQPLRSADGELVLAVNGEIYNHRELERGLCTPYAFQSGSDCEVINALWRELGPALLPKLNGIYAFVLWDAGRQRWLAARDPFGVCPLYWGTDAEGRRWLASEMKALVGVCADIAPFPPGHCYDSATGELTRFWQPGWREHASVAGQAVPPPVLREAFEQAVHRQLMTDVPYGVLLSGGLDSSLVAACAARFARRRVEEDDAAEAWWPRLHSFAIGLHGSPDLAAAQVAAEALGTVHHGFTYRFEEGLDAIDEVIRHIESFDVTTVRASTPMYLLARRIKAMGVKMVLSGEGSDELFGGYLYFHKAPDARAFHEECVRKLDALHQFDCLRANKAMMAWGVEARVPFLDLDFVEVAMAMDATAKMTSPGRIEKAVLREAFAGVLPDAILWRQKEQFSDGVGYGWIDGLKAHADAQVSDAQMAAAASRFPVNPPASKEAYWYRTLFERHFPGEACARTVPGGPSIACSSPAAIAWDPAFAAAADPSGRAVAGIHQAAVAASPA, encoded by the coding sequence ATGTGTTCCATCCTCGGCATCTTCGGGCTGCGGCCCGGCGAAGACCTGGCGGCGCTGCGCCGTCAGGCGCTGGCCAGCTCGGCACGGCAGCGCCATCGCGGCCCGGACTGGAGCGGCGTGCACGTCGATCCCGGCGCCCTCCTGGTCCACGAACGCCTGGCCATCGTCGATCCGGCCGGCGGTGCGCAGCCGTTGCGCTCGGCGGACGGCGAACTGGTGCTGGCGGTGAACGGCGAGATCTACAACCACCGCGAACTCGAGCGTGGGCTGTGCACGCCCTACGCCTTCCAGAGCGGTTCGGACTGCGAGGTGATCAATGCGCTGTGGCGCGAACTGGGGCCAGCCCTGCTGCCGAAGCTCAACGGCATCTACGCCTTCGTGCTGTGGGACGCCGGCCGGCAGCGCTGGCTGGCCGCCCGCGATCCGTTCGGCGTCTGCCCGCTGTACTGGGGCACCGATGCCGAGGGCCGGCGTTGGCTGGCCTCGGAGATGAAGGCCCTGGTCGGCGTCTGCGCCGACATCGCGCCGTTCCCGCCCGGGCACTGCTACGACAGCGCCACCGGCGAGCTCACCCGCTTCTGGCAGCCGGGCTGGCGCGAGCACGCTTCGGTGGCCGGCCAGGCGGTGCCACCGCCGGTGCTGCGCGAGGCCTTCGAGCAGGCTGTGCACCGGCAACTGATGACCGATGTGCCCTACGGTGTGCTGCTGTCCGGGGGGCTGGACTCGTCCCTGGTCGCCGCCTGCGCGGCCCGCTTCGCCCGCCGGCGCGTCGAGGAGGACGATGCCGCCGAGGCCTGGTGGCCGCGCCTGCACAGCTTCGCGATCGGGCTGCATGGCTCGCCCGACCTGGCCGCCGCGCAGGTGGCGGCCGAGGCCCTGGGCACCGTGCACCACGGCTTCACCTACCGCTTCGAGGAGGGCCTGGACGCCATCGACGAGGTGATCCGCCACATCGAAAGCTTTGATGTCACCACGGTGCGCGCCTCTACGCCGATGTACCTGCTTGCGCGCCGGATCAAGGCGATGGGCGTGAAGATGGTGCTCAGCGGCGAGGGCAGCGACGAGCTGTTCGGCGGTTACCTGTACTTCCACAAGGCGCCCGACGCGCGGGCCTTCCACGAGGAATGCGTGCGCAAGCTCGACGCCCTGCACCAGTTCGACTGCCTGCGCGCCAACAAGGCGATGATGGCCTGGGGTGTCGAGGCGCGGGTGCCGTTCCTCGACCTGGACTTCGTCGAGGTGGCGATGGCCATGGACGCCACCGCAAAGATGACCAGCCCCGGCCGCATCGAGAAGGCGGTGCTGCGCGAAGCCTTCGCCGGGGTCCTGCCCGACGCCATCCTGTGGCGGCAGAAGGAGCAGTTCAGCGACGGCGTCGGCTACGGCTGGATCGACGGCCTCAAAGCCCATGCCGATGCCCAGGTCAGCGATGCGCAGATGGCGGCTGCCGCCAGCCGCTTTCCTGTCAATCCGCCGGCCAGCAAGGAGGCGTACTGGTACCGCACCCTGTTCGAGCGGCACTTTCCCGGCGAGGCCTGCGCGCGCACGGTGCCGGGCGGTCCGTCGATCGCCTGCTCGTCCCCTGCGGCGATCGCCTGGGACCCGGCGTTCGCCGCCGCCGCCGACCCGTCCGGTCGGGCGGTGGCCGGCATCCACCAGGCCGCCGTGGCGGCGTCGCCCGCATGA
- a CDS encoding nodulation protein NfeD yields MDAFTRSLLLTLLALLLAAGLTVAQEPASAGRVYLIEVSGGIGPATSDHIRRGIARAQADGATAVVLRIDTPGGLDAATRDINQALLAAQVPVIGYVAPEGARAASAGTFILYATHLAAMAPATSLGAASPVAIGGGDPGGPSPRRPTPGAGKEDDGDGDAEDGTAMSRKVTNDAVAYLRGIAERRGRDVAFAEAAVRDAATLTAREALERGVIEIVATDLDDLLRQADGRTVRLGERETTLALAGAVVETLAPDWRNRLLSVITDPSIAYFLLLIGLYGLVFEGYNPGALVPGVVGAISLLLALYALQVLPVNYAGIALILLGVVLMTAELFLPSFGTLGIGGVVALVAGSVMLFDTDVPGFGVPRGLIGAVAGVSGLAFLAIGWLAIRARRRPVVTGRHELIGHAAIARNDFDGHGHVRIRGENWQARSSGPVRAGETVVVTGLDGLVLLVRPGSPDPPSRP; encoded by the coding sequence ATGGACGCGTTCACCCGCTCCCTGCTGCTGACGCTGCTGGCACTGCTGCTCGCGGCCGGCCTGACGGTGGCCCAGGAGCCGGCTTCGGCCGGTCGCGTCTACCTGATCGAGGTGTCCGGCGGCATCGGGCCGGCAACCAGCGACCACATCCGGCGCGGCATCGCCCGGGCCCAGGCCGATGGCGCCACGGCAGTGGTCCTGCGCATCGACACGCCCGGCGGGCTGGACGCCGCGACCCGCGACATCAACCAGGCGCTGCTGGCGGCGCAGGTGCCGGTGATCGGCTATGTCGCGCCGGAGGGCGCCCGTGCCGCCAGCGCCGGCACCTTCATCCTCTACGCCACCCACCTGGCGGCGATGGCGCCGGCGACCTCGCTGGGCGCGGCCTCACCGGTGGCGATCGGCGGCGGCGATCCGGGCGGTCCGTCGCCACGCCGCCCGACACCGGGCGCCGGGAAGGAGGACGACGGGGACGGCGACGCGGAGGATGGCACGGCGATGTCGCGCAAGGTCACCAACGATGCGGTCGCGTACCTGCGCGGCATCGCCGAGCGGCGCGGCCGCGACGTCGCCTTCGCCGAGGCCGCCGTGCGCGATGCCGCCACACTCACTGCACGTGAGGCGCTGGAGCGCGGCGTCATCGAGATCGTCGCCACCGACCTCGACGACTTGCTGCGCCAGGCCGACGGCAGGACTGTCCGGCTGGGCGAGCGCGAGACCACCCTGGCGCTGGCCGGCGCCGTCGTCGAGACCCTGGCGCCCGACTGGCGCAACCGGCTGCTGTCGGTGATCACCGACCCGTCGATCGCCTATTTCCTGCTGCTGATCGGCCTGTACGGCCTGGTCTTCGAGGGCTACAACCCTGGCGCCCTGGTGCCCGGCGTGGTCGGTGCGATCAGCCTGCTGCTGGCCCTGTACGCGTTGCAGGTGCTGCCGGTCAACTACGCCGGCATCGCCCTGATCCTGCTCGGCGTGGTGCTGATGACCGCCGAGCTGTTCCTGCCCAGCTTCGGCACGCTGGGCATCGGCGGCGTGGTCGCCCTGGTCGCCGGCTCGGTGATGCTGTTCGATACCGACGTGCCCGGTTTCGGCGTGCCGCGCGGGCTGATCGGTGCAGTGGCCGGCGTCAGCGGTCTGGCTTTCCTGGCGATCGGCTGGCTGGCCATCCGCGCCCGGCGCCGGCCGGTCGTGACCGGCAGGCACGAGTTGATCGGCCATGCCGCCATTGCCCGCAACGATTTCGACGGCCACGGGCACGTACGAATCCGCGGCGAGAACTGGCAGGCCCGCAGCAGCGGCCCGGTGCGGGCCGGCGAGACGGTCGTGGTCACCGGCCTGGACGGCCTGGTCCTGCTGGTCAGGCCGGGCTCGCCCGATCCGCCATCACGCCCCTGA
- a CDS encoding slipin family protein yields the protein MPYFWPGLLVVVAVVLVNSIKVLREYERAVVFQLGRFWKVKGPGLIILIPGIQTMERVDLRTVAMDVPEQDLISKDNVSVRVNAVLYFRVIDPQKAIINVEQYLEAVSQLAQTTLRSVLGQHDLDEMLSERDKLNDDIQTILDAQTDAWGVKVANVEIKHVDINEVMVRAIARQAEAERVRRAKVIHAEGEMQAAEKLVQAAKLMGEDPRAIQLRYLQTLTEIAGEKSSTIVFPLPMDLVGPLLERMTGPGRRDG from the coding sequence ATGCCCTATTTCTGGCCCGGCCTGCTGGTCGTGGTCGCCGTGGTCCTGGTCAACTCGATCAAGGTGCTGCGCGAGTACGAGCGGGCCGTGGTGTTCCAGCTCGGCCGATTCTGGAAGGTCAAGGGGCCCGGCCTGATCATCCTGATCCCCGGCATCCAGACCATGGAGCGGGTCGACCTGCGCACGGTCGCCATGGACGTGCCCGAGCAGGACCTGATCAGCAAGGACAACGTCTCGGTGCGGGTCAACGCGGTGCTGTACTTCCGGGTGATCGACCCGCAGAAGGCGATCATCAACGTCGAGCAGTACCTGGAGGCGGTCAGCCAGCTCGCCCAGACCACCCTGCGCTCGGTGCTCGGCCAGCACGATCTGGACGAGATGCTCAGCGAGCGCGACAAGCTCAACGACGATATCCAGACCATCCTCGACGCGCAGACCGACGCCTGGGGCGTGAAGGTCGCCAACGTCGAGATCAAGCACGTCGACATCAACGAGGTCATGGTGCGGGCGATCGCCCGCCAGGCCGAGGCCGAGCGCGTGCGACGCGCCAAGGTCATCCATGCCGAGGGCGAGATGCAGGCCGCCGAGAAGCTGGTCCAGGCCGCCAAGCTGATGGGCGAAGACCCGCGCGCCATCCAGCTGCGCTACCTGCAGACGCTCACCGAGATCGCCGGCGAGAAGAGCTCGACCATCGTTTTCCCGCTGCCGATGGACCTGGTCGGGCCACTGCTCGAGCGGATGACAGGACCCGGGCGCCGCGACGGCTGA
- a CDS encoding VOC family protein, whose product MIAYTCLGTNDLERARAFYDALFESIGIGRLMEWGEQGSAWGADFARPLFGVLTPHDGRPASAGNGTMIAIACASPAQVDALHARALALGGVDEGAPGPRPEGFYAGYFRDLDGNKLNGFFMPPGVG is encoded by the coding sequence ATGATCGCCTACACCTGCCTCGGCACCAACGACCTGGAGCGCGCCCGCGCCTTCTACGACGCACTGTTCGAAAGCATCGGCATCGGCCGGCTGATGGAATGGGGCGAGCAGGGTTCGGCCTGGGGCGCGGACTTCGCGCGTCCGCTGTTCGGCGTGCTCACGCCGCATGACGGCCGTCCGGCCAGCGCCGGCAATGGCACCATGATCGCCATCGCCTGCGCCTCGCCGGCCCAGGTCGATGCCCTGCACGCCCGGGCGCTGGCCCTGGGCGGGGTCGACGAGGGCGCCCCCGGCCCGCGCCCGGAAGGCTTTTACGCCGGCTACTTCCGCGACCTGGATGGCAACAAGCTCAACGGCTTCTTCATGCCCCCCGGCGTGGGCTGA
- a CDS encoding M36 family metallopeptidase codes for MTINPLTYANSTSASAPHGVGTIFGTMLWDLAWRLVQREGASGDLLYGDGGENRMLRLVLQALKLQPCNAGLVDARNALLAADQMLYGGAYQCDIWRTFARRGLGASANQGSASILADNVAAFDVYGPCERIFANGFQSPQPTTSQFCSTIGAIDLPGGQPGTTFGPASAYPVPINVHGLANAPSAVRVQMFGLTHTFPDDLDLLLVSPDHRNLVIQSDVGGGTDAINLSYVIDDAAPTLLPDAGPLTAGSFRPSNVGAGDPFAVPAPVGPHNNAAPAGSATLGSVFGSSQPNGSWRLYIVDDAAGDVGTLSGVCLEIDHLP; via the coding sequence ATGACCATAAATCCGCTCACCTACGCCAACAGCACCAGCGCCTCGGCGCCGCACGGGGTCGGCACGATCTTCGGAACCATGCTGTGGGACCTTGCCTGGCGCCTGGTGCAGCGCGAGGGCGCCAGCGGCGATCTGCTGTATGGCGATGGCGGCGAGAACAGGATGCTGCGCCTGGTACTGCAGGCACTGAAACTGCAGCCCTGCAATGCCGGACTGGTCGATGCCCGAAACGCCCTGCTGGCGGCCGACCAGATGCTGTACGGCGGCGCCTACCAGTGCGACATCTGGCGGACCTTTGCACGGCGCGGCCTGGGCGCATCGGCCAATCAGGGTTCGGCGTCGATTCTCGCCGACAATGTCGCCGCGTTCGACGTCTACGGCCCGTGCGAACGGATCTTCGCCAATGGCTTCCAGTCGCCACAGCCGACCACTTCGCAGTTCTGTTCGACGATCGGCGCCATCGACCTGCCCGGCGGCCAGCCGGGAACGACATTCGGGCCGGCCTCGGCGTATCCCGTGCCGATCAACGTCCACGGCCTCGCCAATGCGCCGTCGGCGGTGCGGGTGCAGATGTTCGGACTGACCCACACCTTCCCTGACGATCTGGACCTGCTGCTGGTATCGCCGGACCACCGTAATCTGGTGATCCAGTCCGACGTCGGTGGCGGTACGGACGCCATCAACCTGTCCTACGTCATCGACGATGCCGCCCCGACGCTCCTGCCCGACGCTGGCCCGCTGACGGCAGGCTCGTTCCGGCCGAGCAACGTCGGGGCTGGCGACCCCTTTGCGGTGCCGGCACCTGTCGGGCCCCACAACAACGCGGCGCCGGCCGGCTCGGCGACGCTCGGCAGCGTGTTCGGCAGCAGCCAGCCCAACGGTTCCTGGCGGCTTTACATCGTCGACGATGCCGCCGGCGATGTCGGCACCCTGTCGGGCGTCTGCCTGGAGATCGATCACCTGCCCTGA
- a CDS encoding sigma-70 family RNA polymerase sigma factor — protein MTMPDLAGLVARVVAGDRRAEVELVDCFRRGVAVLARRHCRPLDPAADDIAQDVLMAMLERVRAGAIKEPAALPAYLRTAVVHAAAARYRPRREQALDGPDRIGERLADEHADPAASLAAGQLGAAIASLLGELTVPRDRELLRRFYLLEHDRDEVCAALGIDPGHFHRVIHRARQRFGEILARHGLGAGPG, from the coding sequence GTGACGATGCCCGATCTGGCCGGGCTGGTTGCGCGCGTGGTGGCTGGCGATCGCCGGGCCGAGGTCGAGCTGGTCGACTGCTTCAGGCGTGGCGTGGCGGTGCTCGCGCGCAGGCACTGCCGGCCGCTCGACCCCGCTGCCGACGACATCGCCCAGGATGTGCTGATGGCGATGCTCGAGCGCGTGCGCGCCGGCGCCATCAAGGAGCCCGCGGCCTTGCCCGCCTATCTGCGCACCGCCGTGGTGCACGCCGCGGCCGCCCGCTACCGGCCGCGCCGCGAACAGGCGCTCGACGGCCCCGATCGCATCGGCGAGCGGCTTGCCGACGAACACGCCGACCCTGCGGCGAGCCTGGCCGCCGGGCAGCTTGGCGCGGCCATCGCCAGCCTGCTCGGCGAGCTGACGGTGCCCAGGGATCGCGAGCTGTTGCGGCGCTTCTACCTGCTCGAACACGACCGCGACGAGGTCTGTGCGGCACTGGGCATCGATCCCGGGCACTTCCACCGGGTCATCCATCGGGCCCGGCAGCGTTTCGGCGAGATACTGGCCCGCCATGGCCTGGGCGCCGGTCCAGGCTGA